A single window of Cheilinus undulatus linkage group 12, ASM1832078v1, whole genome shotgun sequence DNA harbors:
- the slc46a3 gene encoding solute carrier family 46 member 3, whose amino-acid sequence MKGLFLVEPVIALYAFSSFLIYPLVQQYVYRRLWQQLTNTTYPISDNTSRCATSKNSSEGLYHEEVQKQASLFSLYTELFSTIPSLVITLMLVAYSDRGGRKITIIMPLIGTLLYTLTFLTVSFFELNVYLLIGSSLLSSLFGGLGTFLGGCFAYIADLCDDHQQKTLRMAGVDMMIGLLTGLASISTGYFLRAAGFNWPFVTSALCQCLVLFYAFFILEETVKKPPVDAANVHRSPQPSALKQMIYGVYQMFAGASWRCKTVLVLLILIFTSFSFAYIGGISMITLYELNEPLCWTEILIGYGAALSSTVFLASFAGVSAFTYCGVPQLVIVLIGVLSVVSGMLLLGFTKTTLLMFLVRVPMLLAVVPFPVLRSMMSKIISKSEQGALFACVSFLESLTSNVSVAVFNSIYAATVSWYPGFIFLLSAGLCVIPIFFIGVVGFIGVDVPVEDKKEPVSVEENPNEVLDEHSPLLS is encoded by the exons ATGAAGGGTCTTTTCCTGGTCGAGCCGGTGATTGCCTTGTACGCTTTCTCTAGTTTTCTCATCTATCCTCTTGTACAGCAGTATGTGTACCGGAGGCTGTGGCAGCAGCTGACAAACACCACCTATCCCATTTCTGACAACACCTCCAGATGTGCCACAAGCAAAAACAGCAGCGAGGGGCTTTACCATGAG GAGGTTCAGAAGCAGGCATCTCTCTTCTCCCTCTACACTGAGCTCTTCTCCACCATCCCCTCTTTGGTCATCACCCTCATGCTTGTGGCGTACAGCGACCGCGGAGGACGCAAGATCACAATAATCATGCCTTTGATCGGCACTTTGCTCTACACCTTGACCTTCCTGACGGTGTCCTTCTTTGAGCTCAATGTTTACCTGCTCATTGGCTCCTCGCTCCTCAGCTCTCTGTTTGGGGGTTTGGGCACGTTTCTGGGTGGCTGTTTCGCCTACATAGCAGACCTGTGCGACGATCATCAACAGAAGACACTGCGCATGGCTGGAGTGGACATGATGATCGGCCTGTTGACTGGTCTGGCTTCAATATCTACAGGCTACTTCCTCAGAGCTGCTGGCTTTAACTGGCCTTTTGTAACCTCAGCATTATGTCAGTGTTTAGTcttgttttatgcattttttatccTGGAAGAGACTGTGAAGAAACCTCCTGTTGATGCTGCCAATGTACATAGGTCTCCTCAGCCATCAGCCTTGAAACAGATGATATACGGGGTCTACCAGATGTTTGCAGGGGCTAGCTGGAGGTGTAAAACTGTCCTGGTCCTGCTGATACTTATCTTCACTAGCTTCTCCTTTGCTTATATCGGGGGGATCTCCATGATCACTCTTTATGAGCTTAATGAGCCACTTTGCTGGACTGAGATTCTGATTGGCTACGGCGCAGCGCTGTCCTCCACCGTGTTCCTTGCCAGTTTCGCAGGAGTGTCAGCGTTCACATACTGCGGTGTTCCACAGCTGGTCATTGTCCTGATAGGGGTCCTGTCCGTTGTATCAGGCATGCTCCTGTTGGGGTTCACCAAGACCACTTTACTCATGTTTTTAG TGAGGGTGCCAATGCTCCTTGCTGTTGTTCCTTTCCCTGTCCTGCGCTCCATGATGTCAAAGATCATCTCAAAGTCTGAGCAGG GAGCCCTGTTTGCCTGTGTTTCCTTTCTGGAGAGTTTAACCAGCAATGTATCAGTGGCAGTTTTCAACAGTATATATGCTGCTACGGTATCATGGTACCCAGGTTTTATCTTCCTATTGTCTGCAGGGCTGTGCGTCATCCCTATATTTTTTATTGG GGTGGTTGGGTTCATAGGAGTGGATGTCCCCGTTGAGGATAAGAAGGAGCCTGTCTCAGTGGAGGAAAACCCTAATGAAGTTCTCGATGAACACAGTCCTCTTCTAAGCTAA